A part of Penaeus chinensis breed Huanghai No. 1 chromosome 6, ASM1920278v2, whole genome shotgun sequence genomic DNA contains:
- the LOC125026508 gene encoding protein qua-1-like, with protein MRIAILFGLVAIASAEVLPSTSYGAPNGGFSNGFGSGAAINGFGAPSNGYSAPSNTYGLPNGAYGVDPEIAALAENIPGGGVPGEDYPILASVPETGFSCDAQAVQGYYADTQAGCQVFHICQDRALRRQQDSFLCPNGTIFNQQYLVCDWWFNVDCSQAESFYSVNELIGVVPDAGYAYAAATNGILNGNGNGYGANGNGANGNGRNGANGYASNGNGATNGNGYRSNGNGANGNGRNGYATNGNGNGVSNGNGRNGIASNGNGANGANGNGLNGNGYGNGNGYNGNGVNGNGNGYNGNGRSALNGNGNGYNGNGNGNGVNGNGVNGNGNGNGNGYNGNGANGNGNGVNGNGYNGNGNGNGVNGNGRSALNGNGNGHNGNGNGNGYNGNGVNGNGKSALNGNGNGNGNGYNGNGANGNGNGVNGNGNGNGYNGNGVNGNGNGNGVNGNGRSALNGNGNGNGYNGNGVNGNGNGNGRSALNGNGNGYNGNGNGKLNGNGRSGLNGNGASPLPSSPDGVPSAPSASYGAPF; from the exons ATGAGGATAGCCATCTTGTTCG GTCTGGTGGCCATTGCATCGGCCGAGGTATTGCCATCCACCTCCTATGGAGCCCCAAACGGAGGGTTCTCAAACGGTTTTGGAAGCGGAGCCGCAATCAACGGTTTTGGGGCCCCAAGCAACGGTTATTCTGCACCAAGCAACACCTATGGACTGCCAAATGGCGCCTACGGAGTAGACCCTGAGATTGCCGCTTTGGCCGAGAACATTCCCGGGGGCGGCGTCCCcggcgaggactaccccatcttggCTTCCGTGCCCGAAACCGGCTTCTCGTGCGATGCCCAAGCGGTGCAAGGTTACTACGCCGACACTCAAGCCGGctgccaggtgttccatatctgccaggaccgcgccctcaggcgccaacaggactcgttcctgtgccccaacggtaccatcttcaaccagcagtacctggtatgtgactggtggttcaacgtggactgttcTCAAGCTGAGAGCTTCTACTCCGTCAACGAACTCATCGGAGTCGTTCCCGACGCCGGTTATGCTTATGCTGCCGCCACCAACGGCATCCtcaacggaaacggaaacggaTATGGAGCCAACGGAAACGGAGCCAACGGAAACGGAAGGAACGGAGCTAATGGATACGCTTCCAATGGCAACGGAGCCACCAATGGAAATGGATATCGCTCAAACGGCAACGGCGCTAATGGCAATGGCAGGAACGGCTATGCTACtaatggcaacggcaacggaGTCTCCAATGGCAATGGCAGGAACGGCATTGCTTCTAATGGCAACGGAGCGAACGGTGCCAATGGAAATGGTCTCAACGGCAATGGGTATGGAAATGGAAACGGATATAACGGCAATGGTGTTAACGGCAACGGAAACGGATACAACGGCAATGGAAGAAGCGCCCTGAATGGCAATGGAAACGGGtacaatggtaatggcaacggcaatggtgTTAATGGCAATGGTGTaaatggtaatggcaacggcaatggaaaCGGATACAATGGCAATGGTGCAAATGGTAATGGGAATGGTGTTAACGGAAACGGATACAACGGCAATGGAAATGGCAACGGTGTTAACGGCAATGGAAGAAGCGCCCTGAATGGCAATGGAAACGGGcacaatggtaatggcaacggaAACGGATACAACGGCAATGGTGTAAACGGTAATGGAAAAAGTGCCCTGAATGGCAATGGcaacggaaacggaaacggaTACAATGGCAATGGTGCAAATGGTAATGGGAATGGTGTTAATGGCAACGGAAACGGAAATGGATACAACGGCAATGGTGTAAACGGTAATGGAAATGGCAATGGCGTTAACGGCAATGGAAGAAGTGCCCTGAATGGCAATGGCAACGGAAACGGATACAATGGCAATGGTGTAAATggcaatggcaacggcaatggaagAAGCGCCCTGAATGGCAATGGAAACGGATACAATGGCAATGGAAATGGCAAGCTCAACGGCAATGGAAGAAGCGGTCTGAATGGCAACGGCGCCTCACCCTTGCCCTCCAGCCCCGACGGCGTCCCCAGCGCCCCCTCGGCCTCCTACGGCGCCCCCTTCTGA